In Candidatus Dadabacteria bacterium, a single genomic region encodes these proteins:
- a CDS encoding HAD family phosphatase produces the protein MRKAVIQHLSGPLIKAVIFDMDGVIIDSEPLWEKSESIMLKQKGFAGNEDYRKEYRKKIMGLNQKDSVKLLKETFDLDESPEEILRTRLNILLELYEKELKLVDGIPEILETLSAERHIKAALASGSPMKVIEFVLKKFSLSDIFRIKVSGDCVERGKPHPDIYLETARRLGVSPEECVAIEDSINGIVSAKEAGMRCIAVPDPRIAPEDYPQADIFRKSVSEIRLEDIKSFV, from the coding sequence TCCAACACTTATCCGGTCCATTGATAAAAGCAGTCATATTTGATATGGATGGAGTCATAATAGACAGCGAACCCCTCTGGGAGAAAAGCGAGTCTATTATGCTCAAGCAAAAGGGGTTTGCGGGCAATGAAGATTACAGAAAGGAATACAGAAAGAAGATAATGGGTCTTAATCAGAAGGACTCCGTAAAACTTCTAAAAGAAACTTTTGACCTTGATGAATCCCCAGAGGAAATTCTTCGGACCCGTCTTAATATCCTTCTCGAACTTTACGAAAAGGAACTCAAACTCGTCGATGGGATTCCCGAGATCCTTGAAACTCTAAGCGCGGAGAGACACATAAAAGCGGCTCTCGCTTCGGGCTCCCCGATGAAAGTAATAGAGTTTGTTCTCAAAAAATTCTCTCTTTCGGACATTTTCAGAATAAAAGTTTCGGGAGACTGCGTGGAAAGAGGAAAACCTCATCCCGACATATACCTTGAAACCGCAAGACGTCTCGGGGTCAGTCCTGAAGAATGCGTTGCGATTGAAGATTCCATAAACGGCATTGTGTCAGCAAAAGAGGCCGGCATGCGTTGTATCGCAGTGCCCGACCCGAGAATAGCTCCAGAAGATTACCCTCAGGCCGATATCTTCAGAAAAAGTGTTTCGGAAATCCGCCTTGAAGACATAAAGAGCTTTGTTTAA